A single region of the Vibrio cyclitrophicus genome encodes:
- the flgG gene encoding flagellar basal-body rod protein FlgG, with protein sequence MHPALWVSKTGLDAQQTNISTISNNLANASTIGFKKSRAVFEDLFYQNINQPGGQSSQNTELPSGLMLGAGSKVVATQKVHTHGNAQTTSNSLDMMIEGDGFFQVEMPDGETGYSRNGQFTLNGDGAIVTSGQGYALQPEIVIPEDAISVTVGNDGEVSVRLRGEQNNVVVGQITITDFVNPGGLEPVGQNLYLPTGASGDPQEGVPGFDGLGNIRQSMLETSNVNVTEELVNMIEAQRVYEMNSKVISSVDKMMSFVNQQL encoded by the coding sequence ATGCATCCAGCATTATGGGTAAGTAAAACAGGTTTAGACGCCCAACAAACCAATATCTCAACCATTTCAAACAACCTTGCCAACGCCTCGACCATTGGTTTTAAAAAGAGTCGTGCGGTATTTGAAGATTTGTTCTATCAGAACATCAATCAGCCGGGTGGCCAATCGTCTCAGAATACTGAGTTGCCAAGTGGTTTGATGTTGGGTGCCGGTTCTAAAGTTGTGGCAACTCAAAAAGTTCACACTCACGGTAACGCACAAACGACATCGAACAGCTTAGATATGATGATCGAAGGTGATGGCTTCTTCCAAGTGGAAATGCCAGACGGTGAAACAGGCTACAGCCGAAATGGTCAGTTCACACTGAACGGTGATGGCGCGATCGTAACTTCGGGCCAAGGTTATGCTCTGCAACCAGAAATCGTTATTCCTGAAGATGCGATTTCGGTGACGGTTGGTAACGATGGTGAAGTATCGGTTCGTCTACGTGGTGAGCAAAACAACGTAGTCGTAGGCCAAATCACCATCACAGACTTCGTAAACCCAGGCGGTTTAGAACCAGTAGGTCAAAACCTTTACTTGCCAACCGGTGCAAGTGGTGACCCACAAGAAGGTGTCCCGGGTTTTGATGGCCTAGGTAATATCCGCCAATCGATGCTAGAAACATCGAACGTAAACGTAACCGAAGAGCTGGTTAATATGATTGAAGCTCAGCGTGTATACGAAATGAACTCGAAAGTTATCTCGTCGGTAGACAAGATGATGAGCTTTGTTAACCAACAGCTGTAA
- the flgH gene encoding flagellar basal body L-ring protein FlgH, with protein MKRIFCLALVLSMTGCAVLDPIETPAQENATTVVDAVEGDKSADESSGIIDTLRGRTDPIAGDPAWAPINPKEKPEHYAAATGSLFNINHIGSMYDDSKPRGIGDIITVALDENTRATKKANADMSKSNDASMEPLAVGGQELTIDKYNFSYDLSNTNTFAGDASANQSNSISGYITVEVIEVLANGNLVVRGEKWMTLNTGDEYIRLSGTIRPDDIDFENTIASNRVSNARIQYSGTGVQKDMQEPGFLARFFNVSL; from the coding sequence ATGAAACGTATTTTTTGTTTAGCCCTGGTTTTGTCTATGACAGGCTGTGCTGTACTAGATCCTATTGAAACTCCAGCGCAAGAGAACGCGACCACAGTGGTTGATGCGGTAGAAGGTGATAAGTCGGCAGATGAAAGCTCTGGCATTATCGACACGCTTCGTGGCAGAACCGACCCAATCGCGGGTGATCCAGCATGGGCGCCAATCAATCCAAAAGAAAAACCAGAACATTACGCAGCGGCAACAGGCTCACTGTTCAATATCAATCATATTGGCAGCATGTACGATGACTCAAAACCGCGTGGCATTGGTGACATTATTACCGTAGCGCTAGATGAGAATACTCGAGCGACCAAAAAAGCCAATGCCGACATGTCTAAGTCGAATGATGCCTCTATGGAACCCCTGGCTGTAGGCGGCCAAGAGCTGACGATCGACAAGTACAACTTCTCTTATGACCTGAGCAACACCAATACCTTTGCAGGTGATGCGTCAGCCAACCAAAGTAACAGCATCAGCGGCTATATTACCGTTGAAGTTATCGAAGTCTTAGCCAATGGCAATCTAGTGGTTCGTGGTGAAAAGTGGATGACACTGAATACGGGTGATGAGTACATCCGTCTAAGCGGCACTATACGTCCAGACGATATTGATTTCGAAAATACCATCGCTTCAAACCGTGTTTCTAACGCACGAATTCAGTACTCAGGGACTGGCGTGCAAAAAGATATGCAAGAGCCTGGATTCTTGGCACGATTCTTTAATGTATCACTGTAG
- a CDS encoding flagellar basal body P-ring protein FlgI, with amino-acid sequence MKKLTLVLFGMLFLATSAHAARIKDVAKVAGVRSNQLVGYGLVTGLPGTGETTPFTDQTFNAMLQNFGIQLPPGTKPKTKNVAAVIVTAELPAFSKQGQEVDVTVSSIGSAKSLRGGTLIQTFLKGLDGQVYAVAQGNLVVSGFSAQGNDGSKIVGNNPNVGIISSGATVEQEIPTPFGRGDYITFNLIQSDFTTAQRMADAVNNFLGPQMASAVDATSVKVRAPREISQRVAFLSAIENIEFDPAEGSAKIIVNSRTGTIVVGKHVRLRAAAVTHGGMTVAIKENLNVSQPNAFSGGQTVVVPDSDIEITEGDGKMFKFEPGLTLDDLVRAVNEVGAAPSDLMAILQALKQAGAIEGQLIII; translated from the coding sequence ATGAAAAAACTAACACTCGTACTATTCGGCATGCTATTTCTTGCCACCAGTGCCCATGCTGCGCGTATCAAAGACGTGGCAAAAGTGGCGGGTGTTCGTAGTAACCAACTTGTTGGCTACGGTTTGGTGACAGGTTTGCCGGGTACAGGTGAGACAACTCCCTTTACCGATCAAACATTTAACGCGATGCTGCAAAATTTTGGCATCCAATTGCCGCCCGGCACTAAGCCAAAAACAAAAAACGTAGCGGCCGTTATTGTGACTGCTGAATTGCCAGCCTTCTCTAAGCAAGGTCAGGAAGTTGACGTAACCGTATCTTCTATCGGTTCGGCAAAAAGCTTACGTGGTGGCACACTGATACAGACCTTCTTGAAAGGTCTAGACGGTCAAGTGTATGCGGTCGCGCAAGGTAACTTGGTAGTAAGCGGCTTTAGTGCACAAGGTAACGACGGTTCTAAGATTGTCGGCAACAACCCTAATGTTGGCATCATTTCTAGCGGCGCAACAGTAGAACAAGAGATCCCAACCCCATTTGGCCGTGGCGACTACATCACCTTTAACCTAATCCAATCAGATTTTACAACGGCTCAGCGTATGGCTGATGCGGTTAACAATTTCTTAGGTCCACAAATGGCATCTGCGGTTGACGCGACGTCAGTAAAAGTTCGCGCTCCTAGAGAAATCAGCCAACGTGTGGCTTTCCTCTCTGCCATCGAAAACATCGAATTCGATCCTGCAGAGGGCTCTGCAAAAATCATCGTTAACTCACGTACTGGTACGATTGTGGTTGGTAAGCACGTTCGACTAAGAGCGGCGGCGGTAACCCACGGTGGTATGACGGTTGCAATCAAAGAAAATCTAAACGTAAGTCAACCGAATGCATTCTCTGGTGGCCAAACGGTAGTGGTTCCTGATTCCGATATTGAGATTACGGAAGGCGATGGCAAGATGTTCAAATTTGAACCTGGCTTAACGCTGGACGATTTGGTCCGCGCAGTCAATGAAGTGGGCGCTGCACCTTCTGATTTAATGGCAATCCTTCAAGCACTGAAACAAGCGGGTGCGATTGAAGGCCAGTTGATCATTATCTAA
- the flgJ gene encoding flagellar assembly peptidoglycan hydrolase FlgJ, which translates to MIKNNNDIGFIHDIGSLDRLRQQAVNGEEGSEKEALTAAAKQFESIFTSMLFKSMRDANSSFKSDMLNSQNEQFYRQMQDDQMASELSASGSLGLADMIVAQLSAGQASDATEDKVRSEGFDTSLQRPQYSGRSEEKFSEVQSAKSATAMSAAKQPASFDSPESFVTSMKPYAEKAASALGVDSSLLLAQAALETGWGSKMIKNSLGNSNNLFNIKADRSWKGDKVATQTLEFHGKTAVKESASFRSYSNFEDSFNDYVKFLNENPRYETALQHQGNSENFIKGIHQAGYATDPNYAEKVLRVKAKIDEMN; encoded by the coding sequence ATGATTAAGAACAACAATGACATCGGCTTTATTCACGACATCGGCAGCTTAGACCGTCTTCGTCAACAAGCAGTAAACGGTGAAGAAGGCAGTGAAAAAGAAGCACTCACAGCAGCTGCAAAACAGTTTGAATCGATTTTTACGTCGATGCTGTTTAAGTCGATGCGTGATGCAAACTCTAGTTTCAAGTCAGATATGCTGAACAGCCAGAACGAGCAGTTCTATCGTCAGATGCAAGATGACCAAATGGCGAGTGAACTCAGTGCATCAGGTTCACTTGGTCTTGCGGATATGATTGTTGCTCAGCTAAGTGCAGGCCAAGCAAGTGATGCGACAGAAGATAAGGTTCGTAGTGAAGGTTTTGATACTTCACTGCAAAGACCTCAGTATTCAGGCCGTTCAGAAGAGAAATTCTCTGAAGTTCAATCAGCTAAGTCAGCAACAGCCATGTCAGCAGCAAAACAACCCGCTTCATTTGATTCTCCAGAATCGTTTGTTACGTCGATGAAGCCTTACGCTGAAAAAGCGGCGAGCGCACTCGGTGTTGACTCGTCACTGCTATTGGCACAAGCAGCACTTGAAACAGGTTGGGGCTCTAAGATGATTAAGAACTCTTTGGGCAACAGTAATAACCTATTCAACATCAAAGCAGATAGAAGTTGGAAGGGCGATAAGGTCGCGACTCAAACGCTTGAGTTCCATGGCAAAACAGCCGTTAAAGAGTCAGCGTCTTTCCGTTCTTACTCTAATTTCGAAGATAGCTTTAATGATTACGTGAAGTTCTTGAACGAAAACCCAAGATACGAAACAGCGCTACAGCATCAAGGAAATTCAGAGAATTTCATCAAAGGCATTCATCAGGCTGGTTACGCAACTGACCCTAACTATGCAGAAAAGGTGTTGCGAGTTAAAGCCAAGATTGATGAGATGAACTAG
- the flgK gene encoding flagellar hook-associated protein FlgK yields MASDLLNVGAQSVLTAQRQLNTTGHNISNANTEGYSRQSVIQGVNDPRQYGGQTYGMGVHVENVRRSWDQFAVNELNLSTTNAANKGDTEANLNMLSSMLSSVASKKIPENLNEWFDSVKTLADTPNDVGARKVVLEKAGLLSKTLNEFHETVRQQSDSTNKKLDMGIERVNQLAYEIRDVQRLMMRTPGPHNDLRDQHEKLINELSGYTKVTVTPRSNAEGFNVHIGNGHTLVSGSEASQLKMVDGLPDAHQRRLAIVEGKSLKPITSSDIDGKIGAMLDMRDEHIPAIMDELGRLATAFSYEVNSLQEQGLDLNGNVGKDLFTDVNSERVAKSRVTASGQSKADVAVYIEDTSALKGGEYGLKYDGSDYVVTKPNGESVKMATDSSGSAFYLDGMRVEVRNPPELGEKLLLRPTRNFAAQIQMETKDPKDIAAQSYEASTTFAKGTAGFKIIEAGQLREFEVIVSPKGEQFAVTDLKGNILMQPQPYPPQGPVTINGTTFELTGGAVANDKFTANLVPSEGDNGNLRKLQDLQTGKILNDGESTILELYHNLNTNTGLKSSTANRLNDIATLEKQSAQERIASISGVNLDEEAANMMKFQQAYMASSRIMQAANDTFNTILALR; encoded by the coding sequence ATGGCGTCGGATCTTCTGAATGTAGGGGCACAAAGTGTTCTTACCGCTCAGAGACAGCTAAACACCACAGGTCATAACATTTCTAACGCCAACACAGAGGGCTATAGCCGCCAATCTGTGATTCAAGGTGTGAATGACCCGCGCCAGTACGGTGGTCAAACCTACGGTATGGGTGTGCATGTGGAAAATGTTCGCCGCTCTTGGGACCAATTTGCCGTCAATGAACTTAACCTATCGACAACCAATGCCGCCAATAAAGGTGATACCGAAGCCAATCTAAACATGCTGTCGAGCATGTTGTCATCGGTTGCTTCGAAGAAGATTCCAGAAAACCTTAATGAATGGTTTGATTCAGTTAAAACATTGGCCGATACACCGAATGACGTTGGTGCGCGCAAGGTTGTATTAGAAAAAGCTGGGTTATTAAGTAAAACGTTGAATGAGTTTCATGAAACGGTTCGCCAACAGTCTGATTCTACGAACAAAAAATTAGACATGGGTATTGAGCGAGTAAACCAACTTGCTTACGAAATCCGTGACGTTCAACGCTTAATGATGCGAACTCCTGGGCCTCATAACGACCTACGAGATCAGCACGAAAAGCTAATTAATGAGCTTTCTGGTTACACCAAAGTGACGGTAACGCCGCGTTCGAATGCCGAAGGATTTAACGTTCATATCGGTAATGGTCACACCTTGGTTTCAGGTAGTGAAGCAAGTCAACTGAAAATGGTTGATGGCTTGCCCGATGCGCATCAACGTCGTTTAGCGATTGTTGAAGGTAAGTCTTTAAAACCGATCACCAGCAGTGATATCGATGGAAAAATTGGTGCCATGCTAGACATGAGAGACGAGCATATTCCAGCAATCATGGATGAGCTTGGCCGTTTGGCGACCGCGTTTTCATACGAAGTAAATAGTCTTCAAGAACAAGGTTTGGATCTTAACGGCAACGTAGGTAAGGACCTGTTTACCGATGTGAACTCAGAGCGGGTGGCAAAATCTCGTGTCACGGCTAGCGGGCAATCAAAAGCCGATGTTGCGGTATATATTGAGGATACCTCTGCCCTAAAAGGCGGTGAGTATGGCCTGAAATACGATGGCAGTGATTATGTCGTGACTAAGCCGAATGGTGAGAGCGTTAAGATGGCAACCGACTCTAGCGGTAGCGCTTTTTATCTTGATGGCATGCGAGTGGAAGTACGTAATCCTCCTGAACTAGGAGAGAAACTGTTACTGCGTCCAACGCGTAACTTTGCCGCTCAGATTCAGATGGAAACCAAAGATCCAAAAGACATCGCTGCTCAAAGCTATGAAGCTTCGACCACGTTTGCCAAGGGTACTGCTGGGTTCAAAATCATAGAGGCGGGTCAGCTGCGTGAGTTTGAAGTGATTGTTTCACCAAAAGGTGAGCAGTTTGCTGTGACTGACCTGAAAGGTAATATTTTAATGCAGCCGCAGCCGTACCCACCACAAGGACCTGTGACCATCAATGGCACGACCTTTGAGTTAACCGGTGGCGCGGTGGCAAACGATAAATTTACGGCAAACCTTGTCCCATCAGAAGGTGATAACGGAAACCTACGTAAACTACAAGATCTCCAAACAGGCAAGATCTTGAATGATGGTGAGTCTACGATTTTAGAACTTTACCACAACTTGAATACCAATACGGGCTTGAAGTCTTCAACGGCAAATCGCTTGAATGATATCGCAACGTTAGAAAAGCAGTCAGCTCAAGAACGTATTGCTTCGATCTCGGGAGTTAACCTCGATGAAGAAGCGGCAAATATGATGAAATTCCAACAAGCGTATATGGCCTCTTCACGCATCATGCAAGCAGCCAACGATACGTTTAACACTATTTTGGCTCTGAGATAG
- the flgL gene encoding flagellar hook-associated protein FlgL has translation MLNRISSFHNYQSVQNDLRRQENKVHHNQAQLASGKKLQSPSDDPLATHYLQNIGQQSEQLKQYGDAIVLVRNRLEHQEVMISNSEDFADEAKRTVMEMVNGSLSPEDRLAKRREIQELASNFLHMSNSQDESGNYTFAGTKPKNQPFFRDNEGHVSYAGDDYQRKMRVASSFEMAMNDPGSKLFMEIDNPFGDYEPQYDLQPASALLLERATNESLQDESTYKITFVDMQNGKFAYQLEKDGSTVSVEDFEPSKGIEYEGLSIQIKGQITKGDSITLEPRSSFSIFDTFQDAALLAESSVSDASATAKLQQVTEEFHAAFIHLTKARTDVGARLNTLDIQEQQHEDFKLSLAKAKSNFEDLDYSKAIIEFNENSRALQASQQAFGKTKDLTLFNYI, from the coding sequence ATGTTGAATCGTATCTCTAGCTTCCATAATTATCAGTCAGTACAAAATGACTTGCGCCGCCAAGAGAACAAGGTGCATCACAACCAAGCACAACTCGCTTCGGGCAAAAAGTTACAGTCGCCAAGTGATGACCCATTGGCAACGCACTATTTACAGAACATTGGTCAGCAGTCAGAACAACTCAAGCAATATGGTGACGCAATCGTCTTGGTTCGTAATCGATTAGAACATCAAGAAGTCATGATTTCTAATTCGGAGGATTTTGCTGATGAAGCAAAACGTACCGTGATGGAAATGGTCAACGGCTCATTATCTCCAGAAGACCGCCTTGCAAAGAGACGCGAAATTCAAGAGTTAGCGAGTAATTTTTTGCATATGTCTAACTCCCAAGATGAGTCGGGTAACTATACATTTGCAGGAACAAAACCTAAGAATCAGCCATTTTTCCGAGATAATGAAGGTCATGTCAGTTATGCCGGTGATGATTATCAACGCAAGATGCGTGTGGCAAGCAGTTTTGAAATGGCGATGAATGATCCGGGTAGCAAGCTGTTTATGGAGATCGATAATCCATTCGGTGATTATGAACCTCAATATGATTTGCAGCCAGCCTCTGCATTGTTACTTGAAAGAGCAACAAACGAATCTTTGCAAGACGAATCAACCTACAAAATTACTTTTGTAGATATGCAAAATGGCAAATTTGCTTATCAACTCGAAAAAGATGGTAGCACGGTTTCCGTAGAAGATTTTGAACCGTCTAAAGGTATTGAATATGAAGGCTTGAGTATTCAAATCAAAGGTCAAATTACCAAAGGTGATTCGATAACCTTGGAACCAAGAAGCTCTTTTTCAATATTTGATACCTTTCAAGATGCAGCACTACTTGCAGAATCATCAGTGTCCGATGCATCAGCAACCGCAAAATTACAACAAGTAACCGAAGAGTTCCATGCTGCTTTTATTCATTTGACTAAGGCTAGAACGGATGTTGGTGCGCGGTTGAATACGCTAGATATCCAAGAACAGCAACATGAAGATTTTAAGTTGTCTTTAGCGAAAGCAAAAAGCAACTTTGAAGACTTGGATTACTCGAAGGCAATCATTGAATTCAATGAAAACTCTAGAGCATTACAAGCTTCTCAACAAGCGTTTGGTAAAACCAAAGACCTGACCTTGTTTAACTATATTTAA
- a CDS encoding flagellin: MAINVSTNVSAMTAQRYLNKASNDLATSMERLSSGHKINSAKDDAAGLQISNRLTAQSRGLDVAMRNANDGISIAQTAEGAMNESTNVLQRMRDLAIQSSNGTNTAAERTALNEESSALQDELNRIAETTSFGGRRLLNGSFGEASFQIGASSGEAMIMGLTSVRADDFRMGGTTFDSENGKDKSWEVPAQARDLKLEFKTKAGEDIVLDINTKAGDDIEELATYINGQSDLVNASVTDDGRIQLFVAEPDLEGAMSISGGLASELGIKSEGRATSVQDISLMSVAGSQNAISVIDSAMKYVDSQRADLGAKQNRLSHSINNLANVQENVDASNSRIKDTDFAKETTQMTKSQILQQAGTSILAQAKQLPNSAMTLLQ, encoded by the coding sequence ATGGCTATTAATGTAAGCACTAACGTTTCTGCTATGACAGCACAGCGTTACCTGAATAAAGCGTCTAATGATTTAGCGACCTCAATGGAGCGTTTGTCATCAGGGCATAAAATCAACAGTGCGAAAGATGATGCAGCCGGTCTGCAAATTTCTAACCGTTTAACGGCACAATCACGTGGTTTAGACGTGGCAATGCGCAATGCCAATGATGGTATTTCAATTGCACAAACCGCTGAAGGTGCGATGAATGAATCAACTAACGTACTACAACGTATGCGAGACCTAGCTATTCAATCATCTAACGGAACTAACACCGCAGCTGAACGTACCGCGCTCAATGAAGAATCATCGGCGCTTCAAGATGAGCTTAACCGTATCGCGGAAACCACATCTTTTGGTGGCCGTCGTCTATTGAACGGCTCCTTTGGTGAAGCGTCATTCCAGATTGGTGCAAGCTCTGGTGAAGCAATGATCATGGGACTCACTAGTGTTCGTGCTGATGACTTCCGCATGGGTGGTACGACGTTTGATTCTGAGAATGGTAAAGATAAGAGTTGGGAAGTGCCTGCTCAAGCTCGCGACCTTAAGCTCGAATTCAAAACTAAAGCGGGTGAAGACATCGTTTTAGATATCAATACCAAAGCGGGTGATGATATCGAAGAGCTCGCGACTTATATTAATGGTCAATCGGACCTTGTGAACGCATCGGTTACTGATGATGGTCGCATTCAACTATTCGTTGCTGAACCTGATCTTGAGGGAGCAATGTCTATCTCTGGTGGCCTAGCGTCTGAGCTAGGTATTAAGAGCGAAGGTCGCGCAACATCGGTTCAAGATATTAGTTTGATGAGTGTTGCAGGATCACAGAATGCTATTAGCGTGATTGATTCTGCAATGAAATACGTAGATTCACAGCGTGCTGATTTGGGTGCGAAACAGAACCGTCTAAGCCACAGTATTAATAACTTAGCAAACGTTCAAGAGAACGTAGACGCTTCAAACAGCCGAATCAAAGATACGGACTTTGCGAAAGAGACGACGCAAATGACCAAGTCACAAATTCTGCAGCAAGCAGGTACTTCGATACTTGCTCAAGCAAAACAGTTGCCTAACTCTGCAATGACACTATTGCAATAG